A stretch of Thermococcus bergensis DNA encodes these proteins:
- a CDS encoding cupin domain-containing protein — translation MFVGHYQDVEEKEVIMEGVENTTIRWLISPKIGAKNFAMRYFVIKKGGKIPIHQHDWEHEIFVVKGEGYITDGRKTVKVVPGSFLYIPPNEPHGYENPDSETLEFLCLIPVKEGNIPPEERGE, via the coding sequence ATGTTCGTTGGGCACTACCAAGACGTAGAGGAAAAAGAAGTTATAATGGAGGGAGTTGAGAATACAACAATAAGGTGGCTTATCTCTCCGAAGATAGGGGCTAAAAACTTCGCAATGAGATATTTTGTTATCAAGAAAGGCGGAAAAATACCAATCCACCAGCACGACTGGGAGCATGAGATATTTGTAGTAAAGGGAGAGGGGTACATAACAGACGGGAGAAAAACTGTAAAAGTCGTGCCGGGTAGCTTTCTATATATCCCCCCAAATGAGCCGCACGGATACGAAAATCCCGACTCAGAAACCCTCGAATTTCTATGCTTAATCCCGGTAAAAGAAGGCAACATACCTCCTGAGGAGAGGGGCGAGTGA
- a CDS encoding uracil-xanthine permease family protein: MGNGIKIGIEEKVEPKQAVLLGFQHVLAMFGATVTVPLVVGTAIGLEQREIALLIQVVLLAMGIATLLQTTIGSRYPIVQGSSFAFIPGLISIGKSLGLAAVEGALIVGGLIEAAIGAFGIVGRVKRLFSPVVTGVTIMLIGFSLAHVAVKYTFNFFADPSGSTITKAFFIALVTFSTTVYVALKGKGALRAMPVIVGALVGYIVSIPLGMADFSLVNELPLVNAPKPLPWGTPVFEASAIITLLFAFIVSTIESVGDYHAISAIAEAPITNTNINRGIMSEGLACSIAGILGACGTTSYSENIGLVALTKVASRQVVQVGGAILIILAMIPKFSGVLASLPQPVLGGLTIALYGMISVTGLRLIKEKVELNDRNMLIIPSALIVGLGAPQLPPEFLEHFPQIVGSILESGMAIGALTAILLDQLLR; encoded by the coding sequence ATGGGAAATGGAATCAAGATTGGAATAGAGGAAAAAGTCGAACCAAAGCAGGCTGTTCTTTTGGGCTTTCAGCACGTTCTTGCAATGTTTGGAGCAACAGTTACAGTGCCCCTTGTCGTGGGGACGGCAATTGGGCTTGAGCAGAGAGAGATAGCACTTTTAATCCAGGTGGTTCTCTTGGCAATGGGAATAGCGACCCTTCTTCAAACCACAATAGGTTCCAGATATCCAATAGTTCAGGGTTCAAGTTTCGCCTTTATTCCGGGGCTTATCAGCATAGGAAAAAGCCTAGGGCTGGCAGCTGTGGAAGGGGCACTAATAGTGGGGGGACTAATCGAGGCGGCAATAGGTGCATTCGGAATCGTCGGAAGGGTCAAGAGACTCTTTTCACCCGTAGTCACTGGGGTCACAATAATGCTCATAGGATTCTCCCTGGCCCATGTAGCGGTCAAGTACACCTTCAACTTCTTTGCCGATCCGAGCGGTTCAACAATAACGAAGGCATTTTTTATAGCACTAGTAACCTTCTCAACAACGGTCTACGTCGCACTTAAAGGAAAAGGGGCCTTAAGGGCGATGCCTGTAATAGTAGGAGCACTGGTGGGCTACATCGTCAGCATTCCCCTCGGAATGGCAGATTTCAGTCTGGTTAACGAATTGCCATTGGTAAATGCTCCAAAGCCGCTGCCATGGGGCACTCCAGTATTTGAAGCCTCTGCAATAATAACCCTGCTGTTCGCATTTATCGTGAGCACAATAGAAAGCGTTGGAGATTATCACGCAATTTCCGCGATAGCTGAAGCACCAATAACGAACACAAATATCAACAGGGGAATAATGAGCGAGGGACTTGCCTGTTCAATTGCAGGAATCCTTGGAGCCTGCGGAACAACAAGCTATTCCGAGAACATAGGGCTGGTTGCCTTAACCAAGGTGGCAAGCAGACAAGTTGTCCAGGTGGGGGGAGCCATATTAATAATCTTGGCGATGATTCCAAAGTTTTCGGGTGTTCTGGCCTCCCTTCCCCAGCCCGTACTTGGAGGCCTTACGATAGCACTCTATGGAATGATAAGTGTTACAGGGCTTAGATTAATAAAGGAGAAGGTAGAGCTCAACGATAGGAACATGCTCATAATACCAAGTGCATTGATTGTAGGACTTGGGGCTCCCCAGTTGCCGCCAGAATTCCTTGAACACTTTCCACAAATTGTGGGGAGCATTTTAGAATCGGGAATGGCCATAGGGGCTTTAACGGCCATCTTGCTTGACCAGCTGTTGAGGTGA